A single region of the Salvia splendens isolate huo1 unplaced genomic scaffold, SspV2 ctg887, whole genome shotgun sequence genome encodes:
- the LOC121791729 gene encoding triosephosphate isomerase, cytosolic-like: MGRKFFVGGNWKCNGNSEEVKKIVASLNAAQVPSQDVVEVVVSPPYVFLPLVKGSLRSDFHVAAQNCWVSKGGAYTGEVSAEMLVDLNVPWVILGHSERRALLNESSEFVGDKVAYALSKGLKVIACIGETLEQREAGTTVDVVAAQTKAIAAKISDWTNVVLAYEPVWAIGTGKVASPAQAQEVHVELRKWLKANVNADVAASTRIIYGGSVNGGNCKDLASQPDIDGFLVGGASLKPEFIDIIKSAETKKNA, from the exons ATGGGCAGAAAGTTCTTCGTCGGCGGCAACTGGAAATGC aATGGTAATTCTGAGGAAGTAAAGAAGATCGTCGCATCACTCAATGCTGCTCAAGTGCCATCCCAGGATGTTGTTG AGGTGGTTGTCAGTCCTCCATACGTGTTTCTTCCCTTGGTAAAAGGTTCTCTGCGATCTGATTTCCACGTTGCAGCTCAGAACTGTTGGGTTAGTAAAGGAGGTGCTTACACCGGCGAAGTTAG TGCTGAGATGCTTGTAGACCTGAACGTACCTTGGGTTATTCTTGGTCACTCTGAGAGGAGAGCATTGTTGAATGAATCAAGTGAG TTTGTTGGAGATAAAGTTGCATATGCACTTTCGAAAGGTTTGAAGGTGATTGCATGTATCGGTGAGACACTTGAACAGAGGGAAGCAGGAACGACTGTGGATGTTGTGGCTGCACAGACCAAGGCAATTGCAG CAAAGATTTCGGATTGGACAAACGTTGTCTTGGCTTATGAACCTGTATGGGCTATTGGAACCGGAAAGGTTGCCTCTCCTGCCCAGGCTCAAGAA GTACATGTTGAGTTGAGGAAATGGCTTAAAGCCAATGTGAACGCTGATGTTGCTGCTTCAACCAGGATCATCTATGGAG GATCTGTGAATGGTGGAAACTGCAAGGATTTGGCTTCACAGCCTGATATTGATGGTTTCCTTGTTGGTGGTGCTTCTCTTAAG CCCGAATTCATTGACATCATCAAGTCAGCTGAAACAAAGAAGAACGCATAA